One genomic segment of Mytilus trossulus isolate FHL-02 chromosome 4, PNRI_Mtr1.1.1.hap1, whole genome shotgun sequence includes these proteins:
- the LOC134715625 gene encoding G-protein coupled receptor dmsr-1-like, which produces MSVTISNITSIVTSSINSTERMNTSLVTCTPGDALFLTSVNSSSLTPLQVFGVSYAYLHGYISICVCLFGFMANMANIIVLTRKNMISSTNFILTWLAIADLFTMLDYFPFAVHFYILKDVDLPPLFTRGYGWICFLLFHGSFSICCHTIAIWLTIALAIFRFLYIWFPTRGSTLCSLDHAKKVIVVIIVSTIIFTIPNVIANDFDFVDVCEKTINTTNTSTVIYKREKIYKWKLRQENAFFQFNESLNFFVQASLMKIIPCIMLTLLTILLVIAMHRAYKRRMALKNKGKKEDSDKHNEHNRTTLMLLAVVVLFLITELPQGIMTILNIVDIERFYESVYMPLGDLFDITALCNNAINFVLYCTMSTQFRETFRQTFCSCCPKIRPGWRKMGVAHAERNGATVTTTHV; this is translated from the coding sequence caataAATTCAACAGAAAGAATGAATACGTCACTGGTTACGTGTACTCCCGGTGACGCGTTATTCTTAACCAGCGTCAATAGTTCGTCACTTACCCCTTTACAAGTATTTGGAGTTTCGTATGCCTACCTACATGGATACATCAGtatttgtgtttgtctttttggttTCATGGCGAACATGGCAAACATTATAGTATTGACAAGGAAAAATATGATTTCATCGACAAATTTCATCTTAACGTGGCTGGCTATAGCGGATTTATTTACGATGCTTGATTACTTCCCATTCGCAGTGCATTTTTACATCCTGAAAGATGTGGATTTACCCCCGCTGTTTACCCGTGGCTACGgttggatttgttttcttttgttccaTGGCAGCTTCAGCATATGTTGTCACACAATAGCAATATGGCTAACAATAGCACTGgctatttttagatttttatacatATGGTTTCCAACAAGAGGTAGCACGTTATGTTCACTGGATCATGCTAAAAAAGTCATCGTTGTGATAATTGTCAGTACAATTATATTCACAATACCTAACGTTATTGCAAACGACTTTGATTTTGTGGATGTGTGCGAGAAAACCATCAATACAACAAACACAAGCACTGTGatatataaaagagaaaaaatatacaaatggaAACTCCGACAAGAAAATGCCTTCTTTCAATTTAACGaatctttaaacttttttgtgcAAGCCAGCTTGATGAAAATAATTCCATGTATAATGCTGACACTTCTTACAATCTTGCTTGTTATTGCCATGCATCGAGCGTATAAAAGACGAATGGCTTTAAAGAACAAGGGTAAGAAAGAGGACTCGGACAAACACAATGAACACAACCGCACTACGTTAATGTTACTAGCAGTTGTGGTTTTGTTCCTAATTACAGAGCTACCACAAGGTATCATGACAATTCTCAACATAGTTGATATCGAAAGATTTTACGAAAGTGTGTATATGCCTCTCGGTGACTTATTTGACATTACGGCTTTGTGTAACAACGCGATAAACTTTGTCTTGTATTGTACGATGAGCACACAATTCAGAGAAACTTTTCGTCAAACATTCTGTAGTTGTTGCCCCAAAATTCGTCCAGGATGGAGAAAAATGGGTGTGGCACACGCTGAAAGGAATGGAGCTACAGTTACAACTACCCATGTGTGA